The genome window GTTGACTCGCTCAGATCAATGCCAGCAACTCGTGTCTCATACGTCTGGAACAGGAGCTGTCCTATCTGGGCGGCATGTGCAGCGCTAATCTTATGAAAAAAGATCTCAATTTGCCAGGTAAGTCAAGTTGAAAACTCTAAGATCATGAATACCTTTAAATTCTGTCATTTCCCTTTGCCAGATGATAAAGACATGGATGATTTGAGTGGCATCGAGGAGACAATTAGTGCTCATCATACTCTGCTCTCTAAGGGATTTGCTTTATCCGAACCACAGCTGACAGTGCATCAGGCACTTGAATCATATTTGCCCATTGGGTGAGTCAACCATGTTAATAATATTCCACTTGAAATACTGATAAAAGCTGTGCTGTTGTATGTAACAGCACAGTGCTAACACTAACATTTCGACCACAGTTCATAGAATTGTCTTAAATCTTGGAATGTTAGTTATAGTATCATTAGTATATATCATGATTTCGAATTCTTATTATATTAACAGACTGctcacttaattaaaaaacgaTCCTTGGAATTAAGAGTCTTTGTTATCTTGGTGTCTTTTGTTATCTGTCAACTGTCACCGTTTTATTAGTAACTATCACATGcggtaaaaaaaacttgggCTATTATTGTGGATCTTATGTTTAATGTTCTTGAATGCCTGATGAGTTACCTTCTACTTTACCTGCTATTCATCATTAATCTAATAACTGTAGAAtgttaacattaaattaaaattctgttCTGTTATCTAATATAAGTCAAAGTAAAAGAAATCTGAGTTTTTAGGATATTTTGACTGTTTTATCAGTCCAAAGACTGTTTCTTTGAATCTTGTTATTCCTGTCTCGTTTTCTGTTAAATATatgattacattttattaacaatatgTCTAGTTATCTGACTACAGTTAACTGTAATGCTAACATTCTGTGACAAATGTGCTGACATCACAGTTTGCTATCATTCATAACAATTACACTTACTTTCAATTAAGTACACAAAgctacatatgtaaatatctgTTATGTTGCACTTACTAACTACGCTGTTTGCTATTTAAACAACTGGTAACAAGATGACATGATAACATGGACTATGAAAATAACATACAACTTCCTTAAATGTTATGagaatcattttttttcagcCTCCTCCATTTTTACCAATCACCAGTTAGGATAGAGTTTTTTGGggtttatattttgtattatttacagCTTATATACTTTACATAGTTACAGATTAgattacatattatataatatatagtagCGACTAAATTAAACGTATGCTATGAATTTGGTACAACGAAAGGTCACTCTTGGTGGTtcttggtggtggtggtgctgcttGTAGTTTCTAATGGTCCCGCTCTGATTTttccttgtttttattttttctagcGTCTTTCAGCTGTATCATGttttggttgtgtgtgtgtgttgtgtgtgtagaaCTACAGATCAGTCTTGAGCAGGCCAGCGTTCTCGATTTGGTATACAATCTGTGTCTCCTTGTAGGTGCGTGGTTCCGGCTGCACCACATCCAATTTACGACGACGTCGTCGTTGAGCCAAGCGACACcacagaagcaacagcaggaACAGAAGAAGGAGAGCGAGAATAACGCTCCCAACCACAATGTAGGCAACGTAGCTGGTTCTCTGACATTGTTCTGTAATCAGTAGACGCAATGGCACATATTGTGGTGCAACCACAACATCACGACGATCCACTGTAGATTGACTAAAGAGCAATTGATCCGCATGGAGGCGAAAGAACTCGGCACGTGGCAAAGGTGGCTGTTGATTCATGTCCAATTGATCACAGTTCCAGACATTCTCATAGTGCAGTTGGCGTATGCTCAACGCGAAGCGTTCATCGAATCGCAACGGTTGTGGTGGCGCCTCATTTTGTGGCACACTGGCAATATTGTTGGCATTGGGCAACAGACTCTGCACCGTATTGTTGTGAAAACGCAACTCCAGGCGTTCACTCAACTGATAATCCCGATGGACTTTCAAGCTGCGAAATGCAATATCACTTGTGGCACCAAATTTATTGCCACGCAACGTGATTGCATCTCGAATTTGTGCCTCTAACCATTCGCCATCAACGGCAACAAAGTGATTGTCACTCAGGCTCAGTTTGGagattactaaaaaaaattggaataaaattaattaaatagtaaaTGGATTGGATTTGTGGTATACATACGCTTAAAGGAGAAGGCATGTGAGTGCACCTCCTGAAACTGATTGTTGCGCATGCTCAGCTCATTGAGCACCTCCAGCTCGTAAAAGGCGCGTGACGGCACATCTCCAGTAAATTTACAATTGGCAATGATCATTTGATCGACAGCAAACTTTTTAAAGGCCTGTCGAAAACATGTGAAATTGCAGTTATTTAAACATTCTtgacatttcaatttgatgcTGTTAGCGTCACTCTGTTAACACTAACATGccatgttagtaaaattatcTATAAGTTTTATTCAGTATGAGTTATGTAGACATGAgcgcaaaattaatttttttttttatattttctatatgtgATTATAGCATTCATTCCCAACATTTTTCtagctaaattttttttattatgaaattagGTTTACAAATTTACTGTTGTGTCAATTCATATCATGAAAATGGAGATTCGAGCTTAACAAAACTTTTTCGGTACGGTtatcattaaatttgttaaaaccaatgctgcaaaccaccaaaatttttgttaaggttcggttcgataGTTGGAGCCCTAGAGCAAGACTTAGTTTCGGTTCGCAAACCGGTTTATATAACTCCTAAACGCAAgatttgggttcgaaccttggttcaatttgtgcaaaacgaaaattaatttgttttgtaaaatttttcttgatttttaaatcgaagtacatttaataaaaaataaaatataatagtcTGAATTAGTCTTAAGAAGACCTATCATTACAAattccgaatgatcattttggctcattcataatgaatgttaagatttCGGTTGATCCAGTTCGGGTTGCTTAAAAATCCGAACCGGTTGagcgaggttcggttcaaaaccggtttgcagccttggttaaAACATATGTAGAAAACAAGAGtgcttatatattttagttctTGAGTTGGACTACATTATACTAGCATAACAGATATTTTTTCTAAGGTTGGTGTCACACTGTAAACGTCACATTAACATGGCCTAACTCTGTTAGAGGTTGAGAAAGCAACTCTTAACCGATTCGTGAGCCAAAACTAAGGAGATATATAAACTACGCTTTTTTTCTGCGCTTTTTTTTAGAGCTTTCAGTTGGGAAATGTGtgtaaatttgtagaaaaGCTTAAACTTGCCTGATTCTCGATACGCTGTATAGTTACACCATCCAGTTTGAGCAATATGGCACTGTCTTTGGTGGTGGTAAAACCAAATGGTTGCATCTGTTCGATGCGTCCACCCAAAAATGAGATCTCCTCAATGTTGCCACTGATGGCATGCGAATCGATCAACTGAAAGTTGACATTCTCGAATTCCACAATCAATGCCTTGTTGCTGGCATAACGGGACACGCtcaatgcatttttgttgagcACCAAACGATTCAAATTGTGAAAACTTATCGTACGCAGACCTTCTGTATTATCCAAGGCATTTGATTCAACGGTGAGATCACGACAATTACGTATCTCGATTTGATAAACGGCTCCTCGTAGTTGTGGCAAGACCAGggcctaaaataaaaaattttttttttcgaatattatttctatatattgtatttgtcATATAAGTTGAACTCACCTGATCATCGTTGTTGCAATCACAGGTGATCTTTGTGTCGTGATCTGTGCAGCTGACCTTTggcaaagttgttgttgctgatacAAGCGACGATGACAAGCACCAAGAGCAGAGCAACCACCAGAACATTATCACCACACAAAAGGTGGGatctttaagattttttatatttcgcaTTTTGTCagcttcgttttttttttttacacgattatttgtattgcaaattattcatacttttagtataaaaaaaaacacttggTTTTTGCCTCTGGGTCTGTCTAGGTCTGTGCTGTTTCTAttctatttcatttcaattttctctTCTGTcttctctctgtgtgtatttgtttgtgttcCAGTTTCAGCTTTCCGTTTCGTTTCGCTGCGACCTGCTGAATGTTTCATAAGTGCTGATAAGCAATGTTCATTTTATCGCTTAAAGGTGTTTCCACCTTATCAAATGCGTTGTAttcaatatgtgtgtgtatgtaagtgtgtatgtgagttTGTGATTGAGTACTCATTTATGTACTCATATTAAGCACTGACTCACTGCCCTATGATACAGAAAACCTCCTATCTATACCCTATTTAAACGAAAGTATAACTCTCATATTATACCACTCTGATTCAGTGATTGACTTAGTggatttattaatatattcttATAACTGTGAATATCagctaaatgaaataaaatacctAATTGCCTTATCTTTTTAACATGAAATCGTAATTCCCACATATCTCTACGATTGACTGTCAAAGTGATTGACAATCAAAGCAGAACCCAAACTTTAAGATTTATAAATTGTCAATTTGATGATttctaattgaaataatatgtaagtaaatgtatatgtaagaGTATATAAATGGATGATACATTTCATTCCACAGCAATGTAGCCTTATATGGGCGGTTAGGGTAGGCGTGGTCGAATGAACtcacaattttgtttaaatattttgcttgctatatttatcaaatatgccaaatttcaagtctataactgaaatttttgactttatgCAAGTATTTCGCAAGCACagacaagaaaaatataaaattttagtagTTTTCTGTGTAAGTATAACAAGAATTATTACAATCTCTAGTCAAATTCGTTTAGAAAGTGAATTCATACTTCTTTCagatgttttcattttaataagtgTTATTACGCTACTCGAAAGGTTCTTAGTCATTATATATTCTATAGTCATCTATCATAATCATCaacttatcaaaaataatatgatagAATGGCAAGGTCGTCAAAAATAGCACAGCGTCGAAGCTATCGTTTTTTTAAgtgtaactattttttaatcaacacaagatttttgttttgtgataaaaatcgaaatctaAAGTCaagaacttttaaaataattataaaaggtaattaattaataatttaatttattaaatcatgAAAAAGTGAATATACGCTATTGAACAacatagaaaagaaaatattattagaagTTGGAAAAAAATCAGATTTTCTATCATCGAAGTATtcatcaacaatttcaatttgttactTATTAAGAACGAATGCAAATACATATCTCAATTTGATCAATGATGATCGATTACCGATTACAGCATACTATCGCAAACTTGTGTTTGTTTAAGCAATTTCAAAAGTGTCGATCATCATTATCAACCATCAACTATCTAAGGCTCTAATTGAACAATGATCAGTCGAtttacagagagagagagaaagagacagagagtagACTAAACTAATTGAATCAAAAGAGAGCAGTTGATAAGAGAGTACATAGATCATATACAATCTGTGTGATCAAGAGACTAGTACTCATAGTTGGTGGTCGCGACGTGGCTTCAATCAGCGTCCAAATGCTGTTAATTGAATCTGGAGGTCGCCCCGAGCAAACATTCCGAATAGATTCATTTGATTCATGTGAGCATTCCATAGCCCAAGCATGAGCAATTAtgctttgttatttgtttatggccatttcatttgtttatagAACTTAATTTATACGAGAAGGAAATGTAGTCACCAGTCAAGCGATGCCTCGCAGCTGTCTCCACATGCCGCACGCCACACACTCTGCCTCTTCTCTACACCCTTCTTCCACCACTTTCCCATCTCCTTCATCTTTGTTGTGAAAGAGCTGTTCAAATATTTGCTAGCAAGCCGAGAGATTCTTCGTTTTGCTTGGACTTGGT of Drosophila innubila isolate TH190305 chromosome X, UK_Dinn_1.0, whole genome shotgun sequence contains these proteins:
- the LOC117793436 gene encoding uncharacterized protein LOC117793436 — its product is MRNIKNLKDPTFCVVIMFWWLLCSWCLSSSLVSATTTLPKVSCTDHDTKITCDCNNDDQALVLPQLRGAVYQIEIRNCRDLTVESNALDNTEGLRTISFHNLNRLVLNKNALSVSRYASNKALIVEFENVNFQLIDSHAISGNIEEISFLGGRIEQMQPFGFTTTKDSAILLKLDGVTIQRIENQAFKKFAVDQMIIANCKFTGDVPSRAFYELEVLNELSMRNNQFQEVHSHAFSFKLISKLSLSDNHFVAVDGEWLEAQIRDAITLRGNKFGATSDIAFRSLKVHRDYQLSERLELRFHNNTVQSLLPNANNIASVPQNEAPPQPLRFDERFALSIRQLHYENVWNCDQLDMNQQPPLPRAEFFRLHADQLLFSQSTVDRRDVVVAPQYVPLRLLITEQCQRTSYVAYIVVGSVILALLLLFLLLLLWCRLAQRRRRRKLDVVQPEPRTYKETQIVYQIENAGLLKTDL